In the Deltaproteobacteria bacterium genome, GCTGTTTCTCGACGAGCCCACCGCCGGGGTCGATGTGCACAATCGCGGCCTGTTCTGGGAATTGATCCAAGACGAAGCGGCCGCGGGGGTCACCGTGTTCGTCACCACACATTTCTTGGAAGAGGTCGACTACTGCGACTGGGTCTCCTTCATCGATGCCGGCAAGATGGTCGCCGACGCCGAACCGGAGGCGCTGCGCCAGCGCTACTCCGACGGCTACCAGATTACGATCGATCTCCCGCAGGCCGGTCGCGCCGCGGCGCAACAGACACTACAGAACGTGGGAGCACAGGTTCATCCGACTGCCGAGGGGCTACGCGTCGTGGTCCCGACGTTGGAGTCGGCATTTCTCGCCGCACTCGACCGCGTCGCGACCGAACGGGCGGCGGCATCGGTCCACATCGAGCAACCGGCGATGACCGACGTGTTTCGGCGTGTGCTCGCCGACGCGGCACTCGAACTATGAACTGGCGCCGACTCCGAACCCTCATGCGGCGCGAGGTGCTGGCCACCTTCCGTGATCCCTTTACGATGGCCGTGCTGATCACGGTGCCGTTGGCGGCACTGCTCGCGTTCGGTTTCGTCCTCTCGACCGAGGTTCACAACCTCGCCCTCGGCGTGTACGACGCCGATCAATCGGCCGCCAGCCGCCGATTGGTGGCCGACCTCGCGAGCAAAGACATCTTCGCCCCACGCGCGTACGCCACCCGCGATGCACTCGAACATGCCCTCGTCGGCGGCGACATCAGTGCCGGCCTCATCATCCCCCCCGACTTCGATCGCGCGCAACGGGCCACCACGTCCGCACAGACCCCGCCAACGGTGCAAGTGCTTTACGACGGCGCCGAGGCCGTGCTGGCCGGCAACGCGGAAGGCTTCTTACGTAGCATCGTTGCTGCTACCGGCGCACAACTCGACGCGGGCACTCGCCCCAGCCGCCACGGCGCGGCGAGTGGCCACTTGCAGGTCGTTGCCAACTCGCTGTTCAACCCGCGCCTCGACGGGCGGCCGTTCATGGTCGCCGGCACGTTCGGCTTCGTGTTGTCGTTTCTCACCACGCTGATCACCGCGGTATCCATCGTGAACGAGAAGCTCACCGGCACCTTCGAGCAATTGCAGGTGACCCCGGCCACCTCGTTGGAGATCCTGCTCGGAAAGATCCTGCCGCTCGGCGCGGTGTTCGCGCTCGACGTGATTCTCATGGTGTTGGTCGCCGGCCTGGTCATTCACGTGTGGCCGAACGGCAGCGCGCTGTTCTTTGTACTCGTGTCGTCGTTCTACGTTCTGGTGTCGCTGGCGCTCGGGTTGATTATCTCGGCCACCTCGGCGACCGCGGCCGAGGCGGTGCAGA is a window encoding:
- a CDS encoding ABC transporter permease; the encoded protein is MRREVLATFRDPFTMAVLITVPLAALLAFGFVLSTEVHNLALGVYDADQSAASRRLVADLASKDIFAPRAYATRDALEHALVGGDISAGLIIPPDFDRAQRATTSAQTPPTVQVLYDGAEAVLAGNAEGFLRSIVAATGAQLDAGTRPSRHGAASGHLQVVANSLFNPRLDGRPFMVAGTFGFVLSFLTTLITAVSIVNEKLTGTFEQLQVTPATSLEILLGKILPLGAVFALDVILMVLVAGLVIHVWPNGSALFFVLVSSFYVLVSLALGLIISATSATAAEAVQKSVLFSIPLVQLSGFAFPTRNMPWLVQWVAEIFPATHYIRVSRAIYIRGEGPLTLLPELGLLLLFGALLMAYALRTIEARS